One genomic segment of Plasmodium cynomolgi strain B DNA, chromosome 14, whole genome shotgun sequence includes these proteins:
- a CDS encoding tryptophan-rich antigen (Pv-fam-a;~putative), producing MVALLPISFFLLSAAYLLSKISPSSQNEVEYIQQEPLDILNLEEGDIEKTEQWKDNEWHNWKLKLEEDWDSFSVSLLKDKKEFMKIKTSELNGWIILEENKWNNFSEYLSEEYKNYLLNKSAKWDDIDWEKWANTEMIAHLDKDYKTWSANTEQSIKDLVRGEWNKWQHDKVSSWLSSSWKQFGAMYWDLQESRNWDLYSHSDEMKEHWIKWNDRNNRENTEWSNWVQNKEYFITYAEHSDIEQWKYDNYSLYNTWRKDFINKWVLEKRWNSILC from the exons ATGGTCGCCTTATTAccaatttcgttttttttgttatctgCTGCTTATcttttaagtaaaatttctCCC TCCTCTCAAAACGAAGTAGAGTACATTCAACAGGAACCACTGGACATACTAAACCTAGAAGAAGGTGATATAGAAAAAACCGAACAATGGAAAGATAATGAATGGCATAACTGGAAGTTGAAATTGGAAGAAGATTGGGATTCATTTTCTGTATCTTTGCTAAAGGATAAGAAAgaatttatgaaaataaaaacaagtGAATTAAATGGATGGATTATTCTcgaggaaaataaatggaataatttttcGGAATATTTGAGTgaagaatacaaaaattatctaTTAAATAAATCCGCAAAATGGGATGATATTGATTgggaaaaatgggcaaatACAGAGATGATAGCTCATCTTGATAAAGATTATAAAACATGGTCTGCAAATACAGAACAATCCATAAAGGACTTAGTAAGAGGAGAATGGAATAAATGGCAACATGATAAAGTTTCATCCTGGTTATCGAGTTCCTGGAAACAATTTGGAGCTATGTATTGGGATTTACAGGAAAGTAGAAACTGGGACTTATATTCACACTCAGATGAAATGAAAGAGCACTGGATTAAATGGAATGATAGAAATAATAGAGAAAATACTGAATGGTCAAACTGGgtgcaaaataaagaatattttattacataCGCAGAGCACAGTGATATTGAACAATGGAAATATGATAATTATTCCTTATACAACACCTGGAGAAAGGactttattaataaatgggTACTTGAAAAAAGATGGAATTCAATACTCTGTtag
- a CDS encoding PST-A protein (putative): MDGYIYYDEDIITPTTTRLDGKPKLGAFFNKDGLLMRTYGWLVRNAIGIIVLIHGLNSHARLTFLRHNVEIVDNSKAILKDENNYYVYENSWVEHFNNNGYSVYALDLQGHGLSDGMISFQKIASPRSYKYKYFYLPLISGFFPTSRFVTKIGFQKYPYLNDLDKIRSKNGITLKYWHELLKATSNLEHDMEYIPNDIPILLIHSKDDIFCYYKGVLSFFNRLMNDNKELITLENMEHGLTTEPGNEMALENIIDWIAKLDTKKEMAEPLEVN, encoded by the exons atggatGGATATATTTACTATGACGAAGATATCATAACCCCAACTACTACTAGACTAGACGGGAAACCAAAACTTGGTGCGTTTTTTAATAAGGATGGTTTATTAATGAGAACGTATGGATGGTTGGTTCGAAATGCTATAGGTATTATAGTATTGATTCATGGTCTAAATTCACATGCAAGGTTAACCTTTTTAAGGCATAATGTTGAAATCGTGGATAACTCTAAGGCTATATTAAAAGATGAAAACAATTATTACGTGTACGAAAACAGCTGGGTAGAACATTTCAATAATAATGGGTATTCAGTGTATGCCTTAGATTTACAAGGACACGGACTGTCCGATGG TATGATTTCTTTTCAGAAAATAGCTTCACCAcgttcatataaatataaatatttttatttaccatTAATTAGTGGCTTCTTTCCAACGTCAAGATTTGTTACAAAAATtggatttcaaaaatatccCTATCTTAATGATCTTGATAAAATTCGatcaaaaaatgggataacCTTAAAATATTGGCATGAACTTCTAAAAGCAACGAGTAACTTAGAGCATGATATGGAATATATACCCAATGATATTCCTATATTGCTAATTCATTCCAAAgatgatattttttgttattacaAAGGtgtattatcattttttaatagattAATGAATGATAATAAAGAATTGATTACGTTAGAAAATATGGAGCACGGGTTGACCACGGAGCCTGGGAACGAAATGGCCTTAGAAAACATCATAGATTGGATTGCAAAATtagacacaaaaaaagaaatggccGAACCTTTAGAGGTAAACTAA
- a CDS encoding hypothetical protein (putative), whose protein sequence is MYQIKEYFENPIFDFLRRLIPKRGTCGCTSFSKANSVSLTLTICLVVFSMLLVNYYFESSYLKRKDILEEEKLQRGKTDEEIEKIRAMNEAEMTHAVWM, encoded by the exons atgtatcaaataaaagaatattttgaaaatcctATATTTGATTTTTTGAGAAGATTAATTCCAAAGCGTGGTACTTGTGGCTGTACCTCATTTTCAAAAGCTAATTCCGTCTCTCTTACCTTAACAATATGTTTGGTTGTATTTTCAATGCTCTtggtaaattattattttgagAGTTCCTATTtg AAACGAAAAGATATacttgaagaagaaaaattgcaaagaggaaaaactgatgaagaaattgaaaaaataagggCGATGAACGAGGCAGAAATGACGCACGCAGTATGGATGTAA